A region from the Mustela erminea isolate mMusErm1 chromosome 10, mMusErm1.Pri, whole genome shotgun sequence genome encodes:
- the KNCN gene encoding kinocilin isoform X1, producing MDIPISSRDFRCLQLSCVGLGLVAGSIIIGVSVSKAAAAVGGIFIGAAGLGLLILAYPFLKARFSLDHILPTIGSLRIHPHPGPDHGEGRSSANGNKEGARSSLSTVSRTLEKLKPGGRGTGEG from the exons ATGGACATCCCCATCAGCAGCAGAGACTTCCGCTGCCTACAGCTGTCCTGCGTGGGCCTCGGCCTGGTGGCCGGCAGCATCATCATCGGCGTGTCTGTGTCCAAAGCTGCAGCTGCCGTGGGTGGCATCTTTATTGGCGCCGCCGGTCTGG GGCTTCTCATCTTGGCCTACCCATTCCTCAAGGCTCGGTTCAGCCTGGACCACATCCTGCCTACCATAG GGAGCCTGAGaatccacccccacccagggccagACCATGGCGAGGGAAGATCCAGTGCCAATGGCAATAAAGAGG GAGCCCGCAGCAGCCTGTCCACGGTGAGCAGAACACTGGAAAAGCTGAAGCCAGGGGGGCGGGGGACTGGGGAGGGCTGA
- the KNCN gene encoding kinocilin isoform X2: MDIPISSRDFRCLQLSCVGLGLVAGSIIIGVSVSKAAAAVGGIFIGAAGLGLLILAYPFLKARFSLDHILPTIGPVSSNSTPKSAQIVWETSRNVADRNSSRDGNETAGRTSLPKAGLDLTTA, from the exons ATGGACATCCCCATCAGCAGCAGAGACTTCCGCTGCCTACAGCTGTCCTGCGTGGGCCTCGGCCTGGTGGCCGGCAGCATCATCATCGGCGTGTCTGTGTCCAAAGCTGCAGCTGCCGTGGGTGGCATCTTTATTGGCGCCGCCGGTCTGG GGCTTCTCATCTTGGCCTACCCATTCCTCAAGGCTCGGTTCAGCCTGGACCACATCCTGCCTACCATAG GACCCGTTTCTTCGAACTCCACTCCTAAATCAGCCCAGATCGTGTGGGAGACCTCCAGGAATGTGGCAGACAGAAACAGCAGCAGGGATGGAAATGAGACAGCAGGAAGGACTTCCCTtcccaaagcaggacttgatctgACAACGGCTTAG